The sequence ACAACCGCAGAAGGGGCCGGAGCAGATCATTATAAATGAGATGCCTTACATGGTAAACAAGGCCCGTCTTATAGAGAAGATAGCCGATCTTGTCCGGCATAAAAAGATCGAAGGGATTTCAGAGATCAGGGATGAATCCGACAGGGATGGCATCAGGGTGGTGATCGAGCTTAAGAGGGGAGAGGTGGCCCAGGTGATCCTGAACAACCTTTACAAGCATACCCAGATGGAGAATTCCTTTGGAATAATACTCCTCGCACTTGTTGGCGGACAGCCGAGAATTATGAATCTCAAGAGGATCCTGACCCATTTCCTGCAGCACCGCAGGGAGGTGGTCCTCAGGAGGACGAAGTTCGAACTGAGAAAGGCCGAGGAGAAGGCCCATATCCTTGAGGGGCTTAAGGTAGCCCTCGACCATCTTGATGAGATAATCAACCTCATAAGGACCTCAGGAAGCCCTGACGAGGCAAGGACCGGTCTGATCACGAGGTATTCTCTCTCACCGGTCCAGGCACAGGCCATCCTGGACATGAGGCTGCAGAGGCTTACTGCAATGGAGCGTGAGAAGATTGTCCATGATTACGAGGAGACACTGAAGGAGATCGCGAGGTTAAAGTCCATTCTTGCCAGCGAGTCCCTTGTCAACGAAATAATCAGGGATGAACTGCTCGAAATTAAGGAGAAGTACGGTGACGAGAGAAGGACGGAGATAATAGAGGATACAAGTGAACTGACTATAGAGGACCTTATTTCCGAGGAGGAGATGGTTATCACCATCTCACACCGGGGATATATCAAACGTAACCCCCTAAGTGAATACAGGAGCCAGAGGAGGGGCGGTAAGGGACTGATCGGTATGGGGACCAAGGAAGAGGATTTTGTGGAGCAGCTTTTTATAGGTTCTACCCATGATTATATGCTCTTCTTCTCCAATCTGGGGAGGCTGTACTGGCTCAAGATCTATCAGATCCCCCAGGTAGGGAGGCACTCTCGCGGTAAGGCCATGGTGAACCTCCTTCAGCTTCAGGAGGGTGAGAGGATTACCACCGCAATCCCGGTCAGGGATTTTCACGAAAACTATCTCGTTGTGTTTACGAAGAAGGGTACCGTAAAAAAGACGCCGTTAAAGGACTTCAGTAATCCCAGGGGTAGAGGCATAATCGCAGTCACTTTGAAAGAGGGAGATGAACTGATTGCCGTAAGAAAGACATCAGGCACTAATGACCTCCTTATCGGCACCAGAAACGGCCTTTCCGTAAGGTTCAGGGAGGAAGACGTAAGACCCATGGGACGGTCAGCCCGTGGTGTAAGGGGTATCAGGCTGGCAGCAGGTGACGAGGTCGTGTCCGCAGAGGTCGTTGAAGACAGGACTACCATACTGACCGTTACGGAGAGGGGCTCGGGCAAGAGGACAAAGATCGAGGGATACCCTGTGCATAAAAGGGGCGGGAGGGGTGTTATATCGATTAAGGTGAACGACAGGATCGGAAAGGCAGTTGGTTTTCTTCAGGTAAGGGATGACGATGAGATCGTTATGATAACCAATAACGGGAAGGTCCTGAGGACGACGGCAGAGAACATATCCATCCTTGGCAGGAATACCCAGGGTGTGAAGCTGATGGACGTGGACCCCGGGGACAGGGTCATGAGTATTGGAAGAGTGGCTGAGAAATAGAAAATAGCGGTCAGGAAGAATTTTTCTGATCAGGACCGGTTATGGGCACTATCAATAGAGTAGCAGGTCATGAAAGACCAAGAGGTATCCTCCTTGGTTCGCTGAAGAAGGGTAGGGTGGCGACGACCTATCTCTTCAGCGGTGAGAGTGGTGTGGGTAAGAAACTGATGGCGGTCGAGTTTGCCAAGGCCGTTGTCTGCCAGTCCCCCGTAGAGGTGGAAAACTTCACAGACGCCTGTGATAACTGTATCTTATGCAGGAAGTTTTCCGCCTCTTTACACCCGGATTTAAAGATTGTTCTCCCTGAAAAAGGCATGATAAAGATAGAACAGGTTCGCGAGGTTATTGATTTTCTCTCCCTAAAGCCGTTTGAGGCCTCTAAAAAGGTGGTTATAATCGATGATGCAGATTGCATGAACCTTCCGGCCTCCAATGCCTTACTGAAGACACTGGAAGAACCGCCTGATGAATGCCTGATTATACTAATCAGCAGTGTTCCGGATATGATTATTGATACCATAAGGTCAAGGTGCTTTACGATAAGATTTTCTCTCCTGAATATGTCTGATTGTGAAAGGGTGATCAGGGAGAAAATACAAGACAAGTCTGAAGATGCGCTTAAGGAACTGATCCGGCTTTCAATGGGACGTCCGGGTGTAGTGCTGAGAGAAGATGCCCTGCTCTTAACACAACAGGCAGAGGACATCATCTGCAGCCTGACCGATGGTGGTGAGTCAATCAAGTGGAGGGACAGGTTTGAGATGGAGGACTGGCTTAACAGGTTTCTCCTGATACTCCGGGATCTGATGGTTGTAAAGATTGACGGCAAGGGGGATACCCCCCTGATCCACCCCTTTCTCAGGGTGAAGCTTGTTGATATCAGTAAGAGGATCAGCATTCAGGATATAATTAAACTGTACAGGGAATGCGCCGGCATTGTAGGTGCATTGAGGTTAAATCTCAATGTTTCCGTTGTATTAAATTATGTATCTTTCTTGATAAAGGAGTGTTATGGAAGTAATGTTAGGTGATAAAGAGGACGGGAGAAAGGATGTGTCGATAATCGGCATCAGGTTCAGACCCTGCGGGAGGATCTATACCTTTGACAGGGGAGACCTTGATCTCAATAGCGGGGAT is a genomic window of bacterium BMS3Abin08 containing:
- the gyrA gene encoding DNA gyrase subunit A — encoded protein: MARLPVSIEEEMKVSYLDYAMSVIIGRALPDVRDGLKPVQRRILYAMFREGLLPGKKYSKCAGVVGEVLKKYHPHGDSAVYDALVRLSQDFNLRYPLIDGQGNFGSIDGDPAAAYRYTEARLAKIAEELLRDIDKETVDFIANFDETTEEPLVLPSRVPNLLVNGSSGIAVGMATNIPPHNLSEVIDGLLMLIERPDSSINDLMAFIKGPDFPTAGFIHGRGGINSAYNYGRGIIKVRARARIEQPQKGPEQIIINEMPYMVNKARLIEKIADLVRHKKIEGISEIRDESDRDGIRVVIELKRGEVAQVILNNLYKHTQMENSFGIILLALVGGQPRIMNLKRILTHFLQHRREVVLRRTKFELRKAEEKAHILEGLKVALDHLDEIINLIRTSGSPDEARTGLITRYSLSPVQAQAILDMRLQRLTAMEREKIVHDYEETLKEIARLKSILASESLVNEIIRDELLEIKEKYGDERRTEIIEDTSELTIEDLISEEEMVITISHRGYIKRNPLSEYRSQRRGGKGLIGMGTKEEDFVEQLFIGSTHDYMLFFSNLGRLYWLKIYQIPQVGRHSRGKAMVNLLQLQEGERITTAIPVRDFHENYLVVFTKKGTVKKTPLKDFSNPRGRGIIAVTLKEGDELIAVRKTSGTNDLLIGTRNGLSVRFREEDVRPMGRSARGVRGIRLAAGDEVVSAEVVEDRTTILTVTERGSGKRTKIEGYPVHKRGGRGVISIKVNDRIGKAVGFLQVRDDDEIVMITNNGKVLRTTAENISILGRNTQGVKLMDVDPGDRVMSIGRVAEK
- the dnaX_1 gene encoding DNA polymerase III subunit tau, producing MGTINRVAGHERPRGILLGSLKKGRVATTYLFSGESGVGKKLMAVEFAKAVVCQSPVEVENFTDACDNCILCRKFSASLHPDLKIVLPEKGMIKIEQVREVIDFLSLKPFEASKKVVIIDDADCMNLPASNALLKTLEEPPDECLIILISSVPDMIIDTIRSRCFTIRFSLLNMSDCERVIREKIQDKSEDALKELIRLSMGRPGVVLREDALLLTQQAEDIICSLTDGGESIKWRDRFEMEDWLNRFLLILRDLMVVKIDGKGDTPLIHPFLRVKLVDISKRISIQDIIKLYRECAGIVGALRLNLNVSVVLNYVSFLIKECYGSNVR